The Sporocytophaga myxococcoides genome includes a window with the following:
- a CDS encoding acyltransferase family protein, protein MDKEIKSLTGIRGIAALWVVFLHYYETLSFSKDTYINNLLFSKALIAVDMFFLLSAIVMCIAYAGEFQKAISKHSYINFMKKRFARIYPAYFFWSFMFLLVFDFSKFKFDFSKILVNLLLLQNLFTDSVISIVFWSLCAEWIMYLIFPFLFSVISNARVGLINVLLIIVSIIGFYYLPSMNNYLLDLNKGLSVVHPTGNVVIVKGVNSVIRCFFAYLIGINLFFLIKSYYNFIANYWIKVLKYFAIGSSFMIPIFGISAEMYVCLFVCSIILICVLYLENDNKDPFFASNLIYFLGQISYSIYLCHMFILIFASVLVKTFFPLHYNNSIQIYLVIGSLVFLIPISYLSYKFTEVKTGLWLKSKLVPKLSGRDLRIT, encoded by the coding sequence ATGGATAAAGAAATAAAATCATTAACTGGGATTCGTGGTATTGCAGCTTTATGGGTGGTTTTTTTACATTATTATGAAACTTTATCTTTTAGTAAAGATACATATATAAATAACTTATTGTTTTCAAAGGCTCTAATTGCAGTAGATATGTTTTTTTTATTGAGCGCAATTGTTATGTGTATAGCTTATGCAGGGGAATTTCAGAAAGCAATATCAAAACATTCTTATATTAACTTTATGAAGAAAAGATTTGCAAGAATTTATCCTGCTTATTTTTTCTGGTCTTTTATGTTTTTATTAGTTTTTGATTTCTCAAAATTCAAATTTGATTTTTCTAAAATATTAGTCAATTTATTATTACTTCAGAATCTTTTTACTGATTCTGTCATATCGATAGTCTTTTGGTCATTATGTGCTGAATGGATAATGTATTTAATATTTCCTTTTCTATTTTCAGTTATATCCAATGCGAGAGTTGGTTTAATTAATGTACTTCTAATCATAGTTAGTATAATCGGTTTTTATTATTTGCCTTCAATGAATAATTATCTTCTAGATTTAAATAAAGGATTGTCTGTTGTCCATCCCACTGGAAACGTAGTAATTGTTAAAGGTGTAAATTCTGTTATTCGATGTTTTTTCGCTTATCTGATAGGAATTAATCTATTTTTCTTAATTAAAAGTTATTATAATTTTATAGCAAATTATTGGATTAAAGTTCTAAAATATTTTGCTATAGGTAGTTCATTTATGATACCAATTTTTGGAATATCAGCAGAAATGTATGTGTGTCTATTTGTATGTTCAATAATTTTAATTTGTGTACTTTATCTTGAAAATGACAATAAAGATCCTTTTTTTGCTTCTAATCTCATATATTTTCTAGGTCAGATATCTTATTCAATTTATTTATGCCATATGTTCATATTGATTTTCGCAAGTGTATTAGTTAAAACGTTTTTTCCTCTTCATTACAATAATTCAATACAGATATATCTCGTAATTGGATCATTGGTTTTTCTAATTCCGATTTCTTATCTGTCATATAAATTCACCGAGGTAAAAACTGGACTTTGGTTAAAATCTAAATTAGTTCCTAAACTTTCTGGAAGGGATTTAAGGATTACTTAA